The Colias croceus chromosome 11, ilColCroc2.1 genome has a segment encoding these proteins:
- the LOC123695417 gene encoding protein yellow-like: protein MAVSQQWFIQWSSPSVTFTDISAKYKNVNPYLEQRDLNVLSFYDQKYTNNERLSPYQYRRRKYYSHLESKKAYQANERSAGVTLWLAMLGLASSQSLPADVDTPPFSTLYKWKYIDFEFPSELHRQRALSSRQYVPDSVLPLGLEVWGSRVWVTLPSWRQGVPATLATVSRFGGVVSPLLRPYPDWSFHRAFNNQNNCSGLTSVFRINVDQCGRLWVLDSGQIDSQDNPKQICPPSIVVFNLQNDELVARYTIPEKYVLQDSLFSNIVVDSRTSDCSDLHVYIADTWRFGLLVFRERDASFWRFSHHLFYPDPLASNYTLHGHNFQWSDGIFGLALSPVNYFQERILYFHSMSSYREFYVKTSVLREPSRVNNSATEFNLLGESRGLFGQSSASAIDRRGVMFYGLVTRDSIACWDTKKPYQKITTGTVARNPETLIFPNDIKVDQSERQSLWVISNRLPIFQEGPLDPEDYNYRIMYVDTIEAVRGTVCDPGYPMAERPIIHTDLWP from the exons atggcAGTGTCACAACAATGGTTTATACAGTGGTCGTCACCGTCGGTTACGTTTACCGATATCAGtgctaaatataaaaatgtgaacCCATATTTGGAACAGCGTGATCTAAATGTATTAAGCTTTTATGatcaaaaatatacaaacaatGAACGGTTGTCTCCGTATCAATATCGAAGGAGGAAGTACTATAGTCATTTAGAATCGAAAAAAGCTTATCAAG CAAATGAGCGATCAGCGGGTGTCACACTATGGCTTGCTATGTTAGGATTAGCGAGTTCACAATCTCTACCAGCGGATGTGGATACTCCACCTTTCAGTACTCTTTACAAATGGAAATATATTGACTTCGAGTTTCCGTCCGAACTGCATCGACAGAGAGCTCTCTCTTCTAG GCAATACGTACCAGATAGTGTTCTGCCATTGGGTTTAGAAGTGTGGGGATCGCGGGTTTGGGTGACATTACCCAGCTGGAGGCAAGGCGTTCCCGCGACTCTGGCTACTGTGTCCCGTTTTGGGGGCGTAGTGTCGCCCCTCCTCAGACCGTACCCGGATTGGAGCTTTCATAGAGCCTTCA atAACCAAAACAATTGCTCTGGCTTAACATCAGTATTTCGCATCAACGTGGATCAATGTGGAAGATTATGGGTCTTGGATTCTGGACAAATTGATTCACAAGACAACCCTAAACAAATATGTCCACCTAGCATCGTTGTCTTTAATTTACAAAACGATGAACTTGTAGCACGATATACTATTCCTGAAAAATATGTGCTCCAAGATTCTCTGTTCTCCAATATTGTAGTGGATTCTAGAACATCAGATTGTTCAGATCTACACGTTTACATTGCTGATACTTGGAGATTTGGTCTATTAGTATTTCGCGAGAGGGACGCCAGTTTTTGGCGTTTTTCGCATCATTTATTCTATCCAGATCCTTTGGCATCAAATTATACACTTCATGGACATAATTTTCAATGGTCCGATGGTATATTTGGTCTAGCTTTATCTCCAGTCAATTACTTTCAGGAAAGAATCCTTTACTTCCATTCAATGTCAAGTTACAGAGAGTTTTACGTCAAAACGTCTGTTCTTCGCGAACCATCACGTGTTAATAACAGTGCAACTGAGTTTAATCTATTAGGAGAAAGTAGGGGGCTGTTTGGACAATCATCAGCATCTGCCATAGATAGGCGTGGAGTAATGTTTTACGGATTAGTCACTAGAGACAGTATAGCATGCTGGGATACTAAAAAACCgtatcaaaaaataacaaccGGTACCGTGGCTAGGAACCCAGAGACGCTAATTTTCCCTAATGATATTAAAGTGGATCAAAGTGAGCGGCAGAGCTTATGGGTAATATCAAACAGATTACCAATTTTTCAAGAGGGTCCATTAGATCCAGAAGACTATAATTATCGTATCATGTATGTTGATACGATAGAAGCGGTTCGAGGCACGGTTTGTGATCCAGGTTATCCCATGGCAGAGAGACCAATTATTCATACTGATTTGTGgccataa